The region TTTTGGACTGATAGAGATATTATTCCTGATTCGATGCAGCGCTGGTGTGATGATAGAGGCATTAAAATTGTCAAAATTCAGACCATTTTTCCTTTAAAGGGTGATCCATTAGAAAAAGAGCTATACACGCTTTATCTTAATGAAAAAGCCCGGCAAAGTTATGCAGCAGCAGCTGATATATTAAGACTAATGATATTGCGTGTCACGCCTGGTATTTATCTGGATATTGATATTAAAGTAGAAAGAAAATTGGAGGAAATTGCAGCCAAATATGGCATAAGACTTAATTTAGGAGGGGTTAAATATAGCAATAGCTTTTCTCCTACGAGGGAAGGACTCTGTAATAATGATATTATAATGGCTAATAAGCATGGAAAAGAAACTTTAGATGAGTTTTGTTATGAAGTAATAAAAAAATACCACAAAACATATGCTGAGATCTTTATAAATGATGTTCCAGTGGACTCACATGTGATTCGTTATCAAAAACAATTTAAAGATATTCCTTATTATTACTTGTATAAAACAACTCCAATGTTAACTACAGGGCCGCAAATTATTGGAGAATATTACGAAAATAATAGTCTTAACCGAAATTTTAGCGATCATAACGTTAGTGATGCCCCTTTTTTCATGGAAAATGTACAAACTTGGATAAGGAAAGAAGGAGATGGGTATTCTAATAAAACATTAGCATTTACGTTTGAGAACCGAGAATTAGCAATAAAACATATTGTTACTTATATTTTGTATGATTTAAAAAGAGAGCCTCGGGTTTTACGGCTAGATAATTATAAAGCGCCTCTAGAGCAATATAATATTGGCGATATAGTTATCCAAATATTATTTACACATGCTGGTGATGAACTTAGCGAGATAGAGTCTATTGTAGGTTTTAAGGAATTTTGTAAAGATTCTAATACAGCAGAGGCCGTATTTAATGCTGTAAAAAAAGGGCAGGCACCCAAATTAAACCTTGAACCTCTTCTATTTAATTTAGACAATAGGCAAGTAGCGATCCATCGTGTCGTTACAGATCTACTCCAAGATCTAACAAACGACCCCGGTGTTTTACATCTCGACAAATATCAAGAACTCTTAAAGAAATATAATATTGGGGACGAAGTCGTCCAAATATTGTTTACGCATGCTAATGATAAACTTAAAGAGGTAAAGTCTATCGTAGGATTAGATAAGTTTTGCACAGAGCCTAGTACTGCAAATATTTTAACAAATGCTATGAGAGAAGGTCAGCTACCCGCACTTAATCCTCAGTCATTAAATGATTTTTTTAGAGCACTAGATATTAATAACCTTAAGACTCTTAAAGATAAAACAGAAATTTCTAAAATATATATAAATAATTTAAATCAAATTTTAAATCTTATTGATTCACATACTTATGAGTTAGATGGTAGAGGTGAAAAAATAGGTGAAAAAAATTACTCAATAGGTGCTTTTAGAATAAGAAATATTATTACAATGGCTTTAGCTCATGCGAATGCTGGAAACATAATTTCACATAATCAATATTCTTCTATTGTAAAAGAAGTAGAATTTGACTTATTGAAAAAACGAGAAGTAGACGCTGGTTTTTTTGGCCAAGGTAAAATACATAAATCCACAGTTAATTTATACCAAGAAATAATTCAATCTCTTTATCCAATGGTTAAATCAGAAAAATCTGCTAACTTGGTGAATGAAGCTAATGAATCTTATATTTTTAGTAAAGGACTAGGACCACAGATTTAAATGTGTTTGCTAATTATTTTACAAAATTTGAATCTAAATTAAGATAACTAAGCTAGCAGTGAAATTCAGAGTGACCCAAATTTATAAGACAAATTAAATCGCATAATTTGTTTATTAAATCGGATGTTGTACGAGCCAATTTTTAGTATAGTACAGCCTATCTAGTTGCTTTACATGATTATTTAAGTCAGTTAATACTATTTTCAGGAGCCATCTATTAGAAAAGCCTCTAAACAAAAGTTAATTGCAATGTATAGCTTTTATAGTTTTTTAATTATTTCATTTAATTATTAGAGACTGGGGTAATTAATAGTCAAAACAATTACCTCTTTTCTTTTTTAAATTACTGAACATAAACGACCGGGTATGGAACTACCCCTAACCTACTCGCAAATATCCATAAATCAGTCACTTAATTGTTAATTTATTTAATGTCACCTAAACATTAAGAATCTATTAAATATAAATTATATTGCGTTTTATTGTTTGAGAAATATAAAGATTTATCCTTAATAAGAGCCATTTAGGCTCGTATTGGAAATCAAGCTTTCTCTAACCTATACTTTTAAAAGATTATGCATAAACAATGGGTGGAGGGCTTAGGATGCGTGGAAAGCCTGATAAACCAGAAGGCGGGAAACAAGAAGTAGGCGATGGAGAAGATAACAAATTAGTAGAACAAACATCAATAGGTAAGACCTCATTTAGTATATTTTCAGAACCCTCCTCTGATTCTAAGCAGCAACAATATGATAAAAATGAAGAACTTGTTTTTTGTCCAAACACTAAAGGTTTATCTACTGCTTGGCCTATAGCTTTTTTAATTTCCTTAGAAGCAATTTCTCAACGTTTATGCCTCTCGTTATATGAAATGAAAAATGAGAAAAAATTGACAAGTTGTTTTAGTGTACTTTCTGAGCTTCAGGAAGATAAAGTTAAAGATTTTACTTCAACAGAAATCCAATTTAATGTTAAGGATATTCAACATGTCTTAACTGAGAATCTGGACTTATTATTATTTCTTGGGCTAGATAAGGCAGATATAGACAAAATTGCAAATCTTTTTTGTAATAAACAACCTAATCAAGAGCGTAACTTATTGAAGAATCTATCAGATGCTATTGAAGAAGTAATGAATAACAAAAGCATCTCCACCTCTTTTCAAAGTTTATCTTATAATGCGACATTGATAAATGCTAGATTGCTTAAGGAAGGCAAAATAAATAATGCTTATGAATTAATGATGATATGCGCTGTCCAACGAAGATTAATAGCGGATGTTTTAAAACAAGAATATAAGGATCTTTTTGGTTTATATCGAGATATTCGTGAAACTAAGGAGGAGCGAGCTGTTACTCCCTTATCAGTACCTAGTGGACGATACGAAGATCAAGTTCCATATATAAAAAATTTATTAACAAAATTAAAGGGCATTAGACCAGACGGAGTTTACAGTGAGTATGTTATTTCAACTATCTTCCCCAAGATGATTGTGTTACTAAAACAGGGTGATACTGGTGTGCTACCACTTAATGAAAATTTAGATAATATAGGCACAGGAAATTATAATCTTTATCTTCGTTCTGCTAAATTAAAAGATGTTGAAACTATTCTTCTGCCGCTTAAAGAGATTAATTTAAAAAAGTTACAACTATTATCTGATGAAGATTTCTTCATTGCACTAGGAGGTATTTATCAGGCAATTGCAGATGCATGTCCCTTTTCTCGTGGTTCTGCCTCAATCGCGCAAATGGTTATTTGTTCACTTATGAAAAGCGTTGGGAAACCACTTCTTCCTTTTAGTCAAGAGATAAATATTAATCCAGATATTCTCTCTTCTTTATTATCTAAAGAGGAATTCACCAAGAGCTTTATTGGTTTATTTGATAAGAAGCAATTATCGGAAGGTGATAACTTACAAACTACAGTGGCTCCAAAATAAGAATGCTTATCTTTATAGAGCAGGAACAAGAACAGATGAAAATCATGCATGAGTTGGAACGTATTTCCTAATGATTAAATTTAAATTTTTTAAAATTAAAAACTCCCTTATTAGAGTTATTTAAACTGCTGTAAGCTTCTGATATTTCAAGGGGAGCATTGGCAGCCAAACTTCCATCTTCTTTTAACCAGCCCAATATTACACAAGCAAACCTAGTTCGGTTATTTTTCGCTGCAGCATGTTCTAATATTTTAACTAATGATTCATGTCCTTTAATTGAAGTAGGATGTTTAAAAAATCCAGATTTTTTTTCTTGCATAAGTAATTCTTTATGAGTAGAAAAAAATTTCTTCAGGTGATTTTCTTCTAAACTTGTTTTAGTTAAATCATTACTTAAAATAATTAATGCAGAATTATTGTTATTATTTTGAGCTCGCTCTTTAGACTGACTAATTTTTTGTAGAGACAATAAAGATTCTTCAATTTTTTTAAAGTCGCTAACCGCTTTATCAATATTTGCGCGTTTATCTTCTAACAGTTGTACCATGCATTCTAAAGCTTCATAAATAGTATTTTTATCAATGCTATTTAAACCATCAATATTACTAAATAAATCCTCTAAGATGCCTGCTACACCACTTACGAAATAACTAAAATTATTAACTCGATAAGTGTCATTAGTCCCTCCCCAAAGCTGTACTAATATTCTTCCCATAGAATAAATATCACTTTTGGAGCTAATTTTCCCCCAATTATTTATTACTTCAGGAGCGGAGTATACAGGCGTCCCTGCTCCGCCATTATTAGACTGATTTGTAGCAATACTAAGACCATAATCAATAATATTAACGACCATAGGTGAGCCAAACTCCACCATGATATTAGATGGTTTAATATCCCGATGGATAATATTTTTTTCTATAACTTGTTCTTTTAAAGCTTTTAGTAAGGCCACGCTTAATTGTGCACGTTCCGTAAGTGTTAAAGTTCGGATACCTTCTCGGTCTTCCTTTAAAATTACGCGTAGCTCTTTTCCCTTTAACTGTTTCATCCGGGTAAAACTACAATTTTTTTCCTCTATTATGGTTGGTTTTTTAATTGCAAGATGATCTGCTTTTTTAGAGAAACCATATTCTTTAATCACTGAACTAATTGGATTTTTTTCGGAGTGAAATTGTAATTTAACAACTCTTCGACTGCCATCTTTCTTACTGGTTTTTTTAAAAAAGGTATTATTTTGACTAAACTTTACCGTATTCTTAATTAATTTTATTGTACCGAAAGTGCCTTTACCAATGGCTTGCTTATTGCTAATTACTTCATAACTTATGGAAGCGTTTTTCCCTTCACGTTGATAAATATCATTCTTAAACCGATAAACTACACCATTAAAAGTGTAATCTGTATTTTTTTCCCAATACTTAATACCTTGCTTAGCTTGGCTTTCAAAAAACTTATGTAACTCTTGTGTTTCTTCGGGCGTAAGCTGTCCATTTTTTAAATTAATAAGTTTAGACATTTAAATAAAAAATTATAAATTTACTTTAATTTTAATAAATGAACATTAAGATTGTATTAACTAAACGCTTATATTGATAGTAGAGAACCTTATTTTTATGATTTAAGAAAAGAATTATTTTTGATAAAATGATGAACAGAAAATAATTTTAAAAAACTTTCTGATTATTATTATTATTCTAACCCGAAAATACTCCTACCTCCATAAATCGTAGAGACCTCCCTTTCATGCTCAATGATTTGTTCTATTGGTGGTCCGGTAACAATATATCGTTCTAATTCATATGCTTGTTTATCCAGCTGTTTAATAGCCTCTAATTTTTCAGTTTGACCTAATTTTGCATTTTGAACGGCGGTTTTCAAAACACGGATGGTCTCATCATATACCTTCAAAGGAACAGGAAATGGATGGCGA is a window of Legionella busanensis DNA encoding:
- a CDS encoding glycosyltransferase, producing the protein MNLLDNLVTSYAGMPGKFDNNDDNNQAIELYYLLIKINKMLTLQVDTIAYDDEQIEKFDTFLSSYLKILNEIAQRPIKGPRTHFLLSKSLPALDEALKDLKKALEDKKVDLEKENDNEKLEKLKEQECYVTNFEENLLIFKQNLMKAIDGSSKSLQVESNQNVDFSFGNRTDVIGRDPYNLRAFLEQNEEPRIELLNHLAPQLNTEPNYIPHIFHTIWLGSEWPALGVREMTFANNTKGAYTIDYLEENVASIKETNPNAAHLFWTDRDIIPDSMQRWCDDRGIKIVKIQTIFPLKGDPLEKELYTLYLNEKARQSYAAAADILRLMILRVTPGIYLDIDIKVERKLEEIAAKYGIRLNLGGVKYSNSFSPTREGLCNNDIIMANKHGKETLDEFCYEVIKKYHKTYAEIFINDVPVDSHVIRYQKQFKDIPYYYLYKTTPMLTTGPQIIGEYYENNSLNRNFSDHNVSDAPFFMENVQTWIRKEGDGYSNKTLAFTFENRELAIKHIVTYILYDLKREPRVLRLDNYKAPLEQYNIGDIVIQILFTHAGDELSEIESIVGFKEFCKDSNTAEAVFNAVKKGQAPKLNLEPLLFNLDNRQVAIHRVVTDLLQDLTNDPGVLHLDKYQELLKKYNIGDEVVQILFTHANDKLKEVKSIVGLDKFCTEPSTANILTNAMREGQLPALNPQSLNDFFRALDINNLKTLKDKTEISKIYINNLNQILNLIDSHTYELDGRGEKIGEKNYSIGAFRIRNIITMALAHANAGNIISHNQYSSIVKEVEFDLLKKREVDAGFFGQGKIHKSTVNLYQEIIQSLYPMVKSEKSANLVNEANESYIFSKGLGPQI
- a CDS encoding protein kinase domain-containing protein; this encodes MSKLINLKNGQLTPEETQELHKFFESQAKQGIKYWEKNTDYTFNGVVYRFKNDIYQREGKNASISYEVISNKQAIGKGTFGTIKLIKNTVKFSQNNTFFKKTSKKDGSRRVVKLQFHSEKNPISSVIKEYGFSKKADHLAIKKPTIIEEKNCSFTRMKQLKGKELRVILKEDREGIRTLTLTERAQLSVALLKALKEQVIEKNIIHRDIKPSNIMVEFGSPMVVNIIDYGLSIATNQSNNGGAGTPVYSAPEVINNWGKISSKSDIYSMGRILVQLWGGTNDTYRVNNFSYFVSGVAGILEDLFSNIDGLNSIDKNTIYEALECMVQLLEDKRANIDKAVSDFKKIEESLLSLQKISQSKERAQNNNNNSALIILSNDLTKTSLEENHLKKFFSTHKELLMQEKKSGFFKHPTSIKGHESLVKILEHAAAKNNRTRFACVILGWLKEDGSLAANAPLEISEAYSSLNNSNKGVFNFKKFKFNH